One window of Papaver somniferum cultivar HN1 chromosome 9, ASM357369v1, whole genome shotgun sequence genomic DNA carries:
- the LOC113310835 gene encoding probable methyltransferase PMT7 produces MGLSSAFDSKSGQLILVALLLMIASFYTGTLFSSKSSILATDYSISSSNSSSTPGDSGFSNKVILSYRAAKLSIPETGMNICPLIYNEYIPCHDPSYIKGLLPNLDTSRREEYERHCPPSEKRLFCLVPPPVDYKIPIRWPTSRDYVWRSNVNHSHLSEVKGGQNWVHEKDKLWWFPGGGTHFKHGAPEYIQRLGNMTTNETGDLRSAGVFQVLDVGCGVASFSAYLLPLDIQTMSFAPKDGHENQIQFALERGIGAMISSMSLNQLPFPSNSFDMVHCSRCRVDWHENDGILIKEADRLLRSNGYFVYSAPPAYRKDKDFPIIWDKLSNLTSAMCWKLIARQVQTAIWVKQESNSCRLQNAESKIVDVCDAVDDSGISWKTPMKDCISLTSEKANTRSLPPRPQRLSVYSESLGDIGINQEKFNSDSVFWQEQTDHYWRLMNVDIKEIRNVMDMNAYYGGFAASLSRLPVWVMNVVPKSSNNTLVAIYNRGLLGAFHDWCESFSTYPRTYDLLHAAHLFSHYKDHGEGCLLEDIMLEMDRIIRPQGFIIIRDEESIISRIKGLASKFLWDAESHILETEEKKPEHVLICRNRFWAIV; encoded by the exons ATGGGGTTATCATCCGCGTTTGATTCAAAGTCAGGACAACTGATCTTAGTTGCGCTTCTTCTCATGATTGCATCCTTCTACACTGGTACCCTATTCAGTTCTAAATCATCCATTTTAGCCACTGATTACTCCATATCTTCCTCCAACTCATCTTCTACTCCTG GTGATTCAGGTTTCTCAAACAAAGTTATTCTAAGTTATAGGGCTGCAAAACTTTCGATACCTGAAACAGGGATGAACATATGCCCATTGATCTACAATGAATATATCCCTTGCCACGACCCCTCTTATATAAAGGGCTTGCTACCCAATTTAGACACTTCGAGAAGAGAAGAATACGAAAGGCATTGTCCTCCATCTGAAAAGCGATTGTTTTGCTTGGTGCCTCCTCCTGTAGATTACAAAATACCAATAAGGTGGCCAACTAGTAGGGACTATGTATGGCGAAGCAATGTGAATCATTCCCATCTGTCTGAAGTTAAAGGAGGACAGAATTGGGTACATGAGAAAGACAAACTCTGGTGGTTCCCAGGTGGTGGCACTCATTTTAAGCACGGGGCTCCTGAATATATACAGAG ATTaggaaacatgacgactaatGAGACTGGTGATCTTCGTTCGGCAGGAGTCTTTCAAGTCCTCGATGTTGGTTGTGGGGTTGCCAGCTTCTCCGCGTATTTACTTCCATTAGATATCCAAACTATGTCTTTTGCTCCAAAAGATGGGCACGAAAATCAGATCCAATTTGCTCTAGAGCGAGGAATTGGAGCAATGATTTCTTCAATGTCTTTGAATCAGCTACCTTTTCCATCGAACTCCTTTGATATGGTTCATTGTTCAAGGTGTCGCGTTGATTGGCATGAGAACG ATGGTATCTTGATCAAGGAGGCAGATCGTCTCCTGCGATCTAATGGATACTTTGTCTATTCAGCTCCACCTGCGTACAGAAAAGATAAAGATTTTCCAATCATTTGGGATAAATTATCGAATTTGACTTCAGCAATGTGCTGGAAACTCATTGCTCGACAGGTTCAGACAGCAATCTGGGTTAAACAAGAAAGCAACTCGTGCCGACTGCAGAATGCAGAGAGTAAGATTGTAGATGTATGTGATGCAGTTGACGATTCTGGAATTTCTTGGAAAACACCAATGAAAGATTGTATATCATTAACTAGCGAGAAAGCTAATACTCGGTCACTCCCCCCTAGACCACAGCGTCTTTCAGTGTATTCAGAAAGTCTGGGTGATATAG GCATTAACCAAGAGAAATTCAATTCAGATTCCGTATTTTGGCAAGAACAAACTGACCATTATTGGCGACTGATGAATGTTGACATTAAAGAGATCCGCAATGTCATGGATATGAATGCTTATTATGGTGGATTTGCTGCGTCACTGAGTAGGCTACCGGTGTGGGTGATGAATGTTGTGCCCAAAAGCTCGAACAATACCTTGGTTGCTATCTATAATCGAGGTTTACTTGGTGCTTTTCATGATTG GTGTGAGTCCTTCTCCACATACCCACGAACATACGATTTACTGCATGCTGCTCATCTTTTTTCTCATTACAAAGACCATGGAGAAGGTTGCTTATTGGAAGATATCATGCTGGAGATGGACCGCATTATTCGCCCTCAG GGTTTCATTATCATACGAGATGAGGAATCAATTATTTCAAGGATAAAAGGCCTCGCCTCTAAATTTCTGTGGGACGCCGAATCACACATACTGGAAACTGAAGAAAAGAAGCCTGAGCATGTTCTAATTTGCAGAAACAGATTTTGGGCGATTGTCTGA